A region from the Pseudomonas sp. KU26590 genome encodes:
- a CDS encoding ABC transporter transmembrane domain-containing protein has translation MASVFSGRQRHAIRLALRMIAPYRKQAIGALLALVVTAGITLSMGQGIRLMVDQGFMTRSPTLLNETIGLFMGLVVALALGTFARFYLVSWIGERVVADLRKQVFDHLVSLHPGFYENNRSSEIQSRLTADTTLLQSVIGSSLSMFLRNALMVIGGIILLFFTNPKLTSIVVVALPLVIAPILIFGRRVRSLSRESQDRVADVGSYVSEALGQIKTVQAYNHQEQDRQRFAQTAEDAFETARKRILQRSWLITLVIVLVLGAVGVMLWVGGMDVIAGRISGGELAAFVFYSLIVGSAFGTLSEVIGEMQRAAGAAERITELLQARSEITAPARDLLTLPARISGRLALENLSFAYPSRPERNAVDGLSLTVEAGETLALVGPSGAGKSTLFDLLLRFYDPQQGRVLIEGMLAERLDPLDLRRCFAWVSQTPALFFGSVEDNIRYGNPAASVEQVEAAARTAHAHEFIQLLPQGYQTHLGDGGMGLSGGQRQRLAIARALLADAPILLLDEATSALDAQSEYLIQQALPTLMKGRTTLVIAHRLATVQNADRIAVMDQGKLVAVGTHRELIASNPLYARLAALQFNTGMEQAG, from the coding sequence ATGGCTTCAGTGTTCTCCGGCCGTCAGCGGCATGCCATTCGCCTTGCCCTGCGCATGATCGCGCCGTACCGCAAGCAAGCCATCGGCGCGTTGCTCGCGCTGGTGGTCACTGCGGGCATTACCCTGTCGATGGGGCAAGGTATCCGGCTGATGGTCGATCAGGGGTTCATGACCCGTTCACCGACGCTGCTCAACGAAACCATCGGCCTGTTCATGGGGCTGGTGGTCGCCCTCGCCCTCGGCACCTTCGCGCGCTTCTATCTGGTGTCGTGGATTGGCGAACGCGTGGTCGCCGATCTGCGCAAGCAGGTGTTCGACCACCTGGTCAGCCTGCACCCCGGCTTCTACGAGAATAACCGCAGCTCGGAGATTCAGTCGCGCCTGACCGCCGACACCACGTTGCTGCAATCGGTGATCGGCTCTTCGCTGTCGATGTTCCTGCGCAACGCGCTGATGGTCATCGGCGGAATCATCCTGCTGTTCTTCACCAACCCCAAGCTCACCAGCATCGTCGTCGTGGCGTTGCCGCTGGTGATCGCGCCGATCCTGATTTTCGGGCGCCGCGTGCGAAGCCTGTCGCGGGAGAGCCAGGACCGTGTCGCGGACGTTGGCAGCTACGTCTCCGAGGCGCTGGGGCAGATCAAAACCGTTCAGGCCTACAACCATCAGGAGCAGGATCGGCAGCGTTTTGCGCAGACAGCCGAAGACGCGTTCGAGACGGCGCGTAAGCGGATTCTGCAACGCTCGTGGCTGATTACCCTGGTGATCGTGCTGGTGCTGGGCGCGGTGGGTGTGATGCTTTGGGTCGGCGGCATGGATGTGATTGCCGGCCGCATCTCCGGCGGCGAGCTGGCGGCGTTCGTGTTCTACAGCCTGATCGTCGGCAGCGCGTTCGGCACCCTCAGCGAGGTGATCGGCGAGATGCAACGGGCAGCGGGCGCGGCAGAGCGCATCACCGAACTGCTGCAGGCGCGCAGCGAAATCACCGCGCCGGCCCGCGATCTGCTGACGCTGCCGGCGCGCATCAGCGGTCGCCTGGCGCTGGAAAATCTCAGTTTCGCGTACCCGTCACGCCCGGAGCGTAACGCCGTGGACGGCTTGAGCCTGACCGTCGAAGCGGGGGAAACCCTGGCGCTGGTCGGGCCTTCCGGCGCGGGCAAGTCGACGCTGTTCGATCTGCTGCTGCGTTTCTATGACCCGCAGCAGGGGCGCGTGCTCATCGAAGGCATGCTTGCCGAGCGCCTTGACCCGCTGGACCTGCGGCGTTGCTTCGCCTGGGTGTCGCAGACGCCCGCGCTGTTTTTCGGCTCGGTGGAGGACAACATTCGCTACGGCAACCCGGCGGCGAGCGTCGAGCAGGTGGAAGCGGCAGCACGGACTGCCCATGCCCATGAGTTCATTCAGCTGCTGCCCCAGGGTTATCAGACCCATCTGGGTGATGGCGGCATGGGCTTGTCGGGCGGGCAGCGTCAACGGCTCGCGATTGCCCGAGCTTTGCTGGCCGATGCGCCGATTCTGTTGCTCGACGAAGCCACCAGCGCACTGGATGCCCAGAGTGAGTACCTGATTCAGCAGGCGTTGCCGACGTTGATGAAGGGCCGCACGACCCTGGTGATCGCCCATCGACTGGCGACGGTACAGAACGCCGACCGCATTGCGGTGATGGATCAGGGGAAACTGGTCGCGGTGGGAACCCATCGCGAGCTGATTGCCAGCAACCCGCTGTACGCGCGTCTGGCGGCCTTGCAGTTCAACACAGGGATGGAGCAGGCCGGCTGA
- a CDS encoding pyrimidine/purine nucleoside phosphorylase, with the protein MFKVNEYFDGTVKSIAFKQAAGDATIGVMAPGKYNFGTSDREIMHVISGELKVLLPGANDWETFKAGESFKIPANVKFDVEATEETAYLCEYRKD; encoded by the coding sequence ATGTTCAAGGTCAACGAGTATTTCGACGGTACCGTCAAATCCATCGCCTTCAAGCAAGCAGCAGGCGACGCGACCATCGGCGTCATGGCTCCCGGAAAATACAACTTCGGCACCAGCGACCGCGAAATCATGCATGTGATCTCAGGCGAGCTGAAAGTGCTGCTACCGGGCGCCAATGACTGGGAAACCTTCAAAGCCGGCGAGAGTTTCAAGATTCCGGCGAACGTCAAATTCGATGTCGAAGCGACCGAAGAAACCGCCTACCTCTGCGAATACCGCAAAGACTGA
- a CDS encoding fumarylacetoacetate hydrolase family protein has translation MTEFVIAPVATPSLAVAGTSSRFPIRRVFCVGRNYSDHAREMGHDPDREPPFFFMKPADAVVPAEGQIAYPPLTEDLHHEIELVVAIGKDGVNIDPQDALNHVWGYGVGLDLTRRDLQAQAKKMGRPWEWAKAFDASAPATPLRPVSEIGHPEAGAIWLDVNGEHRQRGDLSDQIWAVRDVIAHLSQSVGLKAGDLIYTGTPAGVGALQRGDVVTAGIESIAELSVTIG, from the coding sequence ATGACCGAGTTCGTTATCGCCCCCGTTGCCACACCCTCCCTGGCCGTTGCCGGGACGTCCAGCCGATTTCCGATTCGTCGGGTTTTCTGCGTGGGCCGCAATTACTCCGATCACGCCCGGGAAATGGGTCACGACCCTGACCGCGAGCCGCCGTTCTTCTTCATGAAGCCGGCCGACGCCGTGGTGCCCGCTGAAGGCCAGATTGCCTATCCACCGCTCACCGAGGACCTGCACCACGAAATCGAACTGGTCGTGGCGATTGGCAAGGACGGCGTGAACATTGACCCGCAGGACGCTTTGAACCACGTCTGGGGCTATGGCGTCGGTCTGGACCTGACCCGCCGCGACTTGCAGGCGCAGGCCAAAAAAATGGGCCGGCCGTGGGAGTGGGCCAAAGCGTTCGACGCCTCCGCCCCCGCCACGCCGCTGCGCCCGGTCAGCGAGATCGGGCATCCGGAAGCCGGCGCGATCTGGCTCGACGTCAATGGCGAGCATCGCCAGCGTGGCGATCTGTCTGACCAGATCTGGGCGGTCAGGGACGTGATCGCGCACCTGTCGCAATCGGTGGGTCTCAAAGCGGGCGACCTGATCTATACCGGCACGCCGGCCGGGGTGGGCGCGTTGCAGCGCGGCGATGTGGTCACCGCCGGGATCGAAAGCATTGCCGAATTGAGTGTGACAATCGGCTGA
- a CDS encoding glycerophosphodiester phosphodiesterase, translating into MLKGLSRTLSGAAIAGVLLSSAVALAAADTGKEPGRALAAKIGVPWPAVIAHRGASFNAPEETVPSYTLARELGADYLEMDIQRTKDGVLIALHDNTLERTTNIAEVYPQRAKDPLNTFTLEEIKRLDAGSWFNKAYPDRARATYAGLKILTLDEVIDIAEGGKNKPGLYIETKVPAQFPGIEEDLKNKLDQRGWLSQRPAAEKGYVNVAHMPGRVVLQTFEKPSMELLQKSMPDTPKVLLLWLGDGSIEAASGKTFKDSGAKDKASFYASQQVKSKEEFAAWMDWAKDHGAVGTGPSAALKNGGDQSYSDLVQPWMNKMAHDRGMIVHPYTVDDAVDFKAISEQGVDGFFTNRASELLKFYGRPSKESMDSILKRSGF; encoded by the coding sequence ATGTTGAAAGGATTATCCAGAACGTTGAGCGGCGCCGCGATTGCCGGTGTGTTGTTGTCATCCGCCGTGGCCCTGGCGGCCGCTGATACTGGCAAGGAACCGGGTCGGGCGCTGGCGGCGAAGATCGGCGTGCCGTGGCCGGCGGTCATTGCCCATCGCGGCGCATCGTTCAATGCGCCCGAGGAGACGGTCCCTTCCTACACGCTGGCCCGCGAACTGGGTGCTGACTACCTGGAGATGGACATCCAGCGCACCAAGGATGGCGTGCTCATCGCGCTGCACGACAACACGCTGGAGCGCACCACCAACATCGCCGAGGTCTACCCGCAACGGGCCAAAGACCCGCTGAACACGTTCACGCTGGAAGAAATCAAGCGCCTGGACGCCGGCTCCTGGTTCAACAAGGCTTACCCGGATCGCGCCCGCGCCACCTACGCCGGGCTGAAGATTCTGACGCTGGACGAAGTCATCGACATCGCCGAAGGCGGCAAGAACAAGCCCGGCTTGTACATCGAAACCAAGGTGCCGGCGCAGTTTCCGGGCATCGAAGAAGATTTGAAGAACAAGCTTGATCAGCGCGGTTGGCTGAGCCAGCGTCCTGCCGCCGAGAAAGGCTACGTCAACGTCGCCCACATGCCGGGCCGCGTGGTGCTGCAGACCTTTGAAAAACCAAGCATGGAATTGCTGCAGAAGAGCATGCCCGACACCCCGAAAGTGCTGCTGCTGTGGCTGGGTGACGGCTCTATCGAAGCGGCATCGGGCAAGACTTTCAAGGACTCGGGGGCCAAGGACAAAGCCAGCTTTTACGCCAGCCAGCAGGTGAAATCCAAAGAAGAGTTCGCCGCCTGGATGGACTGGGCCAAAGACCACGGCGCCGTAGGTACCGGGCCGTCGGCAGCGCTGAAGAACGGCGGTGACCAGAGCTACAGTGACCTGGTGCAGCCGTGGATGAACAAGATGGCCCACGATCGCGGAATGATCGTTCATCCGTACACCGTGGATGACGCGGTGGATTTCAAGGCGATCAGCGAACAGGGCGTGGATGGGTTCTTCACCAACCGGGCTTCGGAATTGCTGAAATTCTACGGCCGGCCCTCGAAGGAAAGCATGGATTCAATCCTGAAACGCAGCGGTTTCTGA
- a CDS encoding substrate-binding periplasmic protein — MSTPMRMAFNTLLFTTTTLWAWQAGATQIVRIGAAHFPPYTIRPERGEDTGLLPQMISALNAMQNDYRFEAVPTSIPRRFRDFQQARFDMAIFENPDWGWKGIPHEDVDMGLEDAEVFVAHRLQGRTQAYFDELHGKRLALFSGYHYAFARFDADPKFLADNYNATLTYSHDSNLLMVLRDRADIALVTRSYLSTFMSNNPQDADQFLVSDRVDQVYRHYALLRPDAPISGERFSELLRQLRENGEMFKIFQPFRIAVTPQSTHHAVALGEAAEKD, encoded by the coding sequence ATGTCCACGCCGATGCGGATGGCTTTTAACACCCTGCTGTTCACGACCACTACGCTGTGGGCCTGGCAGGCCGGTGCGACGCAGATCGTGCGCATTGGTGCGGCGCATTTCCCGCCGTATACGATTCGTCCGGAACGCGGCGAAGACACCGGGCTGTTGCCGCAGATGATCAGCGCGCTGAACGCGATGCAGAACGACTATCGCTTTGAAGCGGTGCCCACTTCCATCCCGCGCCGGTTTCGCGATTTCCAGCAGGCGCGCTTTGACATGGCTATCTTCGAGAACCCGGACTGGGGCTGGAAAGGCATTCCCCATGAAGATGTTGATATGGGCCTTGAAGACGCCGAAGTGTTTGTCGCCCATCGCTTGCAGGGCAGGACCCAGGCCTATTTCGATGAGTTGCATGGCAAGCGCCTTGCGCTGTTCAGCGGCTATCACTACGCGTTCGCGCGTTTCGACGCCGACCCTAAATTCCTTGCCGACAACTACAACGCCACGCTGACCTATTCCCACGACAGCAACTTGCTGATGGTGCTGCGGGACCGCGCGGATATCGCGCTGGTAACGCGCTCCTACCTGAGTACGTTCATGTCGAACAACCCGCAGGATGCCGACCAGTTTCTGGTGTCGGACCGTGTGGACCAAGTCTATCGGCACTACGCGCTGTTGCGCCCGGATGCACCCATCAGCGGCGAACGCTTCAGCGAACTGCTGCGCCAGCTCCGGGAGAACGGGGAAATGTTCAAAATCTTTCAGCCGTTTCGCATCGCGGTGACGCCACAATCCACCCACCATGCCGTAGCGCTGGGCGAAGCGGCCGAGAAGGACTGA
- a CDS encoding CTP synthase produces the protein MTQGQKIRIALVGDYDPSVPAHQAIPVALDRVADETGLDVQATWVPTTDIRDGASLQAFHGIWCVPASPYRDMDGALTAIRFARERQVPFLGTCGGFQHALLEYARNGLGWADAEHAETAPDSENAIITPLSCSLVEAFALIRLRPGSRIATAYNALETQERYRCRYGLRKELEADVFAGPLKVSGYDEDDEVRAMELDGHPFFIATLFQPERAALEGSTPPLVKAFVLACAAELI, from the coding sequence ATGACTCAAGGGCAAAAAATTCGGATCGCGCTGGTGGGCGATTACGACCCGAGCGTGCCGGCGCATCAAGCGATTCCGGTGGCGCTGGACAGGGTGGCGGACGAAACCGGGCTCGACGTTCAGGCAACGTGGGTGCCAACAACAGACATAAGGGATGGCGCGAGCCTGCAGGCGTTCCATGGCATCTGGTGCGTGCCGGCCAGCCCCTACCGCGACATGGACGGAGCGCTGACGGCGATCCGCTTCGCTCGCGAGCGGCAGGTTCCTTTCCTTGGGACCTGCGGCGGTTTTCAGCATGCGTTGCTGGAGTACGCGCGCAATGGTCTGGGCTGGGCCGATGCCGAGCACGCCGAGACCGCGCCGGACTCCGAGAACGCCATCATCACGCCGTTGAGTTGTTCGCTGGTCGAGGCCTTTGCGCTGATTCGTCTGCGGCCGGGTTCACGGATTGCCACCGCGTACAACGCCCTGGAAACCCAGGAGCGCTACCGCTGCCGCTACGGTTTGCGCAAGGAACTGGAAGCGGATGTGTTTGCCGGTCCGCTGAAAGTGTCGGGCTATGACGAAGACGACGAGGTGCGCGCGATGGAGCTCGACGGTCATCCTTTTTTCATCGCCACATTGTTTCAACCGGAACGCGCCGCGCTGGAGGGCAGCACGCCGCCGTTGGTGAAGGCGTTTGTGCTGGCCTGCGCGGCGGAGTTGATTTGA
- a CDS encoding DUF2897 family protein, translating into MPWYAWLILVVAIGSIVGGLLMLKDSAKKLPLTDEQLKRVHERNAEMDAKDARDR; encoded by the coding sequence ATGCCCTGGTATGCCTGGTTAATTCTGGTCGTTGCAATCGGCTCGATCGTCGGCGGTCTGCTGATGCTCAAGGATTCAGCGAAGAAACTGCCCCTCACCGATGAGCAACTCAAGCGCGTCCATGAGCGCAACGCCGAGATGGACGCAAAAGACGCGCGAGACCGCTAA
- a CDS encoding LysR family transcriptional regulator has product MALQSELASRQVINAAAHYRINHADLNLILALVRGRTLAKAAELLKVDVSTVFRAVRRMEKAMGTALFDKSRAGYVPTSAALALAQQAESAENALALAQLSLEQGRQVVSGTVRLTCTEAMLQSLLLPALSRFMQNYPGLRLELNTSSTFANLSRRDADIALRLTNTPPEHLVGSRLGTVGYRVCSSEAYVRRCGDLALDDMAWIAPDDFLPDHPTVMWRRQHLPGVNLAYRCSSMLAVAQLVRAGMGVAALPDFMLKDSEVQPISEAIEGHDTGLWLLTRPDCRALRSVSALFSELTRAIEL; this is encoded by the coding sequence GTGGCCCTGCAATCAGAATTGGCGTCCAGGCAAGTGATCAATGCAGCCGCGCACTATCGAATCAACCATGCCGACCTCAACCTCATCCTCGCCTTGGTGCGGGGCCGGACGCTGGCCAAGGCCGCCGAACTGCTGAAGGTCGATGTCTCGACGGTATTCCGCGCGGTGCGTCGGATGGAAAAGGCGATGGGCACGGCGCTCTTCGACAAAAGCCGCGCCGGCTACGTGCCGACCAGCGCAGCACTGGCCCTCGCCCAGCAGGCGGAGAGTGCCGAGAACGCGCTGGCCCTCGCGCAATTGAGCCTTGAGCAGGGCCGGCAAGTCGTCAGCGGCACCGTGCGCCTGACCTGCACCGAAGCCATGTTGCAAAGCCTGCTGCTCCCTGCCTTGAGCCGCTTCATGCAGAACTACCCGGGGCTGCGCCTGGAACTGAACACGTCCAGCACCTTTGCCAACCTGAGCCGTCGCGACGCTGACATCGCGCTGCGTCTGACCAACACGCCGCCTGAGCACCTGGTTGGCTCTCGCCTGGGCACGGTTGGATATCGGGTCTGTTCGAGCGAAGCCTACGTGCGGCGCTGCGGTGATCTGGCCCTCGACGACATGGCCTGGATCGCCCCCGACGATTTCCTCCCCGATCACCCGACCGTGATGTGGCGCCGGCAGCATCTGCCCGGCGTGAACCTGGCCTATCGCTGCAGCTCCATGCTTGCCGTGGCCCAACTGGTGCGCGCAGGCATGGGCGTGGCAGCGCTGCCGGATTTCATGCTGAAAGACAGCGAGGTTCAGCCCATCAGCGAAGCGATCGAGGGGCATGACACCGGGCTGTGGCTGCTGACGCGCCCGGATTGCCGAGCGCTGCGCTCGGTGTCGGCGTTGTTTAGCGAGCTGACCAGGGCGATTGAGCTGTAA
- the pyrF gene encoding orotidine-5'-phosphate decarboxylase, with product MSACQTPIIVALDFPTREAALNLADQLDPKLCRVKVGKELFTSCASDIVETLNSKGFEVFLDLKFHDIPNTTAMAVKAAAEMGVWMVNVHCSGGLRMMAACREVLDQRTGPKPLLIGVTVLTSMEREDLAGIGLDIEPQEQVLRLAALAEKAGMDGLVCSALEAQALKAAHPSLQLVTPGIRPAGSALDDQRRILTPRQALDAGSDYLVIGRPISQAADPAKALAAVVAELA from the coding sequence ATGTCCGCCTGCCAGACCCCCATCATCGTCGCCCTGGATTTCCCGACCCGCGAAGCCGCGTTGAATCTGGCTGATCAGCTGGACCCCAAGCTGTGCCGGGTCAAGGTAGGCAAGGAGCTGTTCACCAGCTGCGCATCGGACATCGTCGAAACCCTCAACAGCAAGGGTTTCGAAGTGTTCCTGGACCTTAAATTCCATGACATTCCGAACACCACGGCAATGGCGGTCAAGGCCGCCGCCGAGATGGGCGTGTGGATGGTCAACGTGCATTGCTCCGGCGGCCTGCGCATGATGGCGGCCTGCCGTGAGGTGCTGGATCAGCGCACCGGCCCCAAACCGCTGTTGATCGGTGTCACCGTGCTGACCAGCATGGAGCGCGAGGATCTGGCCGGGATCGGTCTGGACATCGAGCCCCAGGAGCAAGTGCTTCGGTTGGCGGCACTGGCTGAAAAAGCCGGGATGGACGGTCTGGTGTGTTCCGCGCTGGAAGCCCAGGCGCTGAAAGCGGCGCACCCGTCACTGCAGCTGGTGACGCCGGGCATTCGTCCGGCCGGCAGCGCGCTGGACGATCAGCGCCGCATTCTGACGCCGCGCCAGGCGCTGGATGCAGGCTCCGACTATCTGGTCATCGGCCGCCCGATCAGCCAAGCGGCTGATCCGGCGAAAGCGTTGGCAGCGGTGGTGGCGGAACTGGCGTAA
- a CDS encoding exonuclease domain-containing protein encodes MSYWLVIDLEATTEEGGWPVAEMEIIEIGASLVNQEGREIDHFERFVRPMRRPLLTPFCRELTHIQQRLIDSASTLPAVWPQFERWIAQHRERLVAWTSWGDYDRQQLQQDWRQHQLTSELATLPHINLKQRFAKARHLQKPCGLNAALQLAGMHFNGQQHRALSDARNTARLLPLVIPG; translated from the coding sequence ATGTCCTACTGGCTGGTGATAGACCTGGAGGCCACCACCGAAGAGGGCGGATGGCCGGTGGCGGAGATGGAAATCATCGAAATCGGTGCGTCACTGGTCAATCAGGAGGGGCGCGAAATCGACCATTTCGAACGCTTCGTACGGCCCATGCGCCGGCCGTTGCTCACGCCTTTCTGCCGAGAGCTGACGCACATTCAGCAGCGCTTGATCGACAGTGCGTCGACGTTGCCCGCCGTATGGCCACAGTTCGAACGCTGGATCGCCCAACACCGCGAGCGACTGGTCGCCTGGACCAGTTGGGGCGACTATGACCGCCAGCAACTGCAACAGGACTGGCGTCAGCATCAGCTCACCAGCGAACTCGCCACCCTGCCCCACATCAACCTGAAGCAACGCTTCGCCAAAGCCCGTCACCTGCAAAAACCCTGCGGCCTGAACGCCGCGCTGCAACTGGCGGGAATGCATTTCAATGGCCAGCAACACCGGGCGCTGTCGGACGCGCGCAATACCGCGCGGTTGTTACCGCTGGTGATTCCCGGCTGA
- a CDS encoding helix-turn-helix transcriptional regulator has translation MVHPSRIQTYGMQQRSDRMDFYIRDKSARPALTAPHRHEYFQIQINLGGDTVQHIGGAVRPFPRNTLAFILPHRLHVIPHPEDGNFVLINFSQEFLLQHLQCDPMDLEDVPVAEAPELAPFRFQEHLDFTLDDTDFADVTALLVQMRDMDRARPLGSGAILRGCLLQLIGTVCNRYEAQLLALSANKAERRGRRDAMSRVIDYIRAHIADPAMTLTDAAAAAFLSPNYLTHLLRKETGNSFSELVLERRMRLARTHLMNSNKPLSHIAEICGFTDEAYFSRRFRKTHGMPPGQFRRERRGG, from the coding sequence ATGGTCCATCCCTCCCGCATCCAGACCTACGGCATGCAGCAGCGCAGCGACCGCATGGATTTTTACATCCGTGACAAGTCCGCCCGCCCCGCGCTGACGGCGCCCCATCGTCATGAATATTTCCAGATCCAGATCAACCTCGGCGGTGACACCGTGCAGCACATCGGTGGCGCGGTCAGGCCGTTTCCGCGCAACACTTTGGCGTTCATCCTGCCCCATCGACTGCACGTGATTCCGCACCCGGAAGACGGTAATTTTGTGCTGATCAACTTTTCTCAGGAATTTCTGCTGCAGCATCTGCAGTGCGATCCGATGGACCTGGAGGATGTGCCCGTGGCCGAGGCGCCTGAGCTGGCGCCGTTTCGGTTTCAGGAGCATCTGGATTTCACCCTTGATGACACCGACTTCGCCGACGTGACTGCGCTGCTGGTGCAGATGCGCGACATGGACCGCGCCAGGCCGTTGGGCTCCGGCGCGATCCTGCGCGGTTGCCTGCTGCAATTGATCGGCACGGTGTGCAATCGCTACGAAGCGCAGTTGCTGGCGTTGTCGGCGAACAAGGCAGAGCGGCGCGGACGGCGCGATGCGATGAGCCGGGTGATCGACTACATCCGCGCGCACATCGCCGACCCTGCCATGACCCTCACCGATGCAGCGGCGGCGGCTTTTCTGTCGCCCAACTACTTGACCCACCTGCTGCGCAAGGAAACCGGCAACAGCTTTTCCGAACTGGTTCTGGAGCGGCGCATGCGGCTGGCGCGCACGCATTTGATGAACAGCAACAAACCCTTGAGCCACATCGCCGAAATCTGCGGATTTACCGACGAAGCCTATTTCTCGCGGCGCTTTCGCAAAACCCACGGCATGCCCCCGGGGCAGTTTCGCCGCGAGCGGCGGGGTGGTTGA
- a CDS encoding SDR family oxidoreductase, which yields MSSSSVLKVALVTGAGSGIGRAVALQLLADGFAVVLAGRRPEPLQALVEQAEAAGQRALAVSTDVRDPASVQALFATIENTFGRLDVSFNNAGIGAPAVPMDELSVEQWKNVIDTNVTGMFLCVRAAFGLMRRQAPQGGRIINNGSISAHTPRLFSSPYTSSKHAVLGLTKSTALDGRQFNIACGQIDIGNALTEMTDRMTKGVLQPNGDLQVEPTMNVQHVAEAVSYMAGLPLSANVLNMTVMASSMPFVGRG from the coding sequence ATGTCTTCATCTTCTGTGTTGAAAGTCGCTCTGGTAACGGGCGCCGGCAGCGGCATTGGCCGTGCCGTGGCGCTGCAGTTGCTGGCCGACGGTTTTGCCGTCGTGCTGGCCGGGCGTCGCCCTGAACCCTTGCAGGCGCTGGTCGAACAGGCCGAGGCTGCCGGACAACGGGCGCTCGCGGTGTCGACGGACGTGCGCGACCCGGCCAGCGTCCAGGCGCTGTTTGCGACCATCGAAAATACCTTTGGCCGGCTGGACGTCTCGTTCAATAACGCTGGCATCGGCGCACCGGCTGTACCGATGGACGAGTTGTCGGTCGAGCAGTGGAAGAACGTCATCGATACCAACGTCACCGGGATGTTTTTGTGCGTGCGTGCCGCGTTCGGCTTGATGCGGCGTCAGGCGCCTCAGGGTGGCCGGATCATCAACAATGGCTCGATTTCCGCGCACACGCCCCGGTTGTTCAGCTCGCCTTATACGTCCAGCAAACACGCCGTACTGGGCCTGACCAAAAGCACGGCGCTGGATGGTCGGCAGTTCAACATCGCCTGTGGCCAGATCGACATCGGCAATGCCCTGACTGAAATGACCGATCGCATGACCAAAGGCGTATTGCAGCCCAACGGCGATCTGCAGGTCGAGCCGACCATGAACGTGCAGCACGTGGCTGAAGCGGTGAGTTACATGGCCGGACTGCCACTGTCGGCCAACGTGCTGAACATGACGGTCATGGCCAGCAGCATGCCGTTTGTAGGGCGTGGCTGA
- a CDS encoding 2-hydroxyacid dehydrogenase, with the protein MKTVLVLVESVNMYLPILESSGFRLILAPTPAMRAEAVANGGEEIDAVLTRGPLGFAAEEMAALPNLGIICVIGAGYERVDLEAAEARGIVVTNGAGVNAPTVADHAMAVLLAAVRDIPQADASVRRNEWRKVTRPSFAGKRLGILGLGSVGMAIAKRALGFDMVINYHSRSPRAGVDFNYCATPLALAEASDFLVVATPGGGSTRHLIDKAAIEALGANGFIVNIARASVVDTDALIDALQHGRLAGAALDVFDDEPHVPDTLKALNNVVLTAHLAGLSPEASRDTVQMVADNLLAFYADQPVLTPVHS; encoded by the coding sequence ATGAAAACGGTGTTGGTGCTGGTTGAAAGCGTGAACATGTATTTGCCGATTCTGGAAAGCAGCGGCTTTCGCCTGATTCTTGCGCCGACGCCGGCGATGCGCGCCGAGGCGGTGGCGAACGGGGGGGAGGAGATTGATGCGGTGTTGACCCGTGGGCCGCTGGGGTTCGCCGCCGAGGAAATGGCCGCGCTGCCGAACCTCGGCATCATCTGTGTGATTGGCGCGGGCTACGAGCGCGTCGACCTCGAAGCCGCCGAGGCGCGGGGCATTGTGGTGACCAACGGGGCAGGGGTGAACGCACCGACGGTAGCGGACCATGCGATGGCAGTGCTGCTGGCAGCGGTTCGTGACATCCCGCAGGCCGACGCGTCGGTGCGCCGCAACGAATGGCGCAAAGTCACCCGGCCTTCGTTCGCCGGCAAACGCCTGGGCATTCTCGGCCTTGGCTCGGTCGGGATGGCCATCGCCAAACGGGCGCTGGGGTTTGACATGGTCATTAACTATCACAGCCGTTCGCCCCGGGCGGGCGTGGATTTCAACTATTGCGCGACCCCGCTGGCGCTGGCAGAAGCGTCTGACTTTCTGGTGGTCGCGACGCCGGGCGGCGGCTCGACGCGGCACCTGATCGACAAAGCCGCCATCGAAGCGTTGGGCGCCAACGGCTTCATCGTCAACATCGCCCGGGCCAGCGTTGTCGACACCGATGCGCTGATCGACGCGCTTCAGCACGGCCGCCTGGCCGGGGCGGCGCTGGACGTATTCGACGACGAGCCCCACGTCCCCGATACCCTGAAAGCCTTGAACAACGTGGTCCTCACCGCGCACCTGGCGGGATTGTCGCCGGAAGCATCGCGCGACACTGTGCAAATGGTCGCCGACAACCTGCTGGCGTTTTACGCGGATCAGCCGGTGCTGACGCCTGTTCACAGCTGA